A stretch of the Nakaseomyces glabratus chromosome L, complete sequence genome encodes the following:
- the GSM1 gene encoding Gsm1p (CAGL0L03674g~Ortholog(s) have DNA binding transcription factor activity, sequence-specific DNA binding activity and role in regulation of transcription from RNA polymerase II promoter), whose product MVKACEFCHEKHLHCDPGRPCINCVKRNRGQLCRDKERKKSKKSGVEKSVGGSDAQSSGSSQSNNTAEVNVSADYTAGTMFNNMGFDPLQQSNYGFDTMTRQNNNNDNTLLNSSNNNAIDMGNRWSSQPDVVDNMVSPNITDGSNTVEFDSAWANNEYMKLDELTKNGPPMMFSSYPNSVTENLDQDNAVEDLPISVLPGSKTKNGTAENLSQFLNIGRPLHKTQSRPYISLDMMTAGMKDDILPPETYNTTSLGDNYLSPINSVGSSTNQLNDYQDSIPHQKTMTSPVLPTQSPSSAFNPAKLPTQVSISAISPDDNNEDDQKSSSGIPSKSDKEKNNKTKKAKEKIFKTSPNDILISKKNPKGHKSTKRKNEKADISPYKFRQLVKVPEDLYEKQYLIKPHNYRHTYKKLLEQLEKIFLSDNSPKRRGQLQSIVKCILEDYVPTFIALTSNMIESDLYLQELTLQRTLLELESMAKLVNCSPICIWRRSGEISYVSDEFLQLTGFKRKEILASRRFIFEFLDPTSIVNYFTNFHEYLAFGSKNQMTSNISLIKQGLLVNGAVVRKSNPIVSSSPMCGTNTDGIFDECHLLLSNGYYLKCATCWTVKRDSFNIPLLIMGQFLPVFEGQ is encoded by the coding sequence ATGGTTAAAGCGTGTGAGTTCTGCCATGAAAAGCACTTGCACTGCGATCCGGGCAGACCGTGCATAAACTGCGTTAAGCGGAACCGAGGCCAGCTGTGTAGGGATAAAGAGCGGAAGAAGTCAAAGAAGAGCGGTGTTGAAAAATCTGTTGGTGGTTCAGATGCTCAATCATCTGGAAGTTCACAAAGCAATAATACGGCCGAAGTCAATGTGTCAGCCGATTATACTGCTGGTACAATGTTTAATAATATGGGTTTTGACCCATTACAGCAATCAAACTATGGTTTTGATACTATGACGAGGCAgaataacaataatgatAACACTTTATTAAACAGTTCTAATAATAACGCTATTGATATGGGGAATAGATGGAGCAGTCAGCCAGATGTGGTAGATAATATGGTAAGTCCAAACATAACAGATGGCAGTAACACTGTGGAATTCGATAGTGCATGGGCtaataatgaatatatgAAACTAGATGAGTTGACTAAAAATGGTCCGCCAATGATGTTCTCCTCGTATCCGAACTCTGTCACCGAAAATTTGGATCAAGATAATGCAGTAGAGGATCTCCCGATATCAGTATTGCCAGGAAGTAAGACTAAGAATGGCACGGCCGAAAACCTTTCCCAGTTTTTAAATATCGGGAGGCCCTTACATAAAACGCAGTCAAGACCATATATCTCTTTAGATATGATGACAGCAGGCATGAAGGATGACATTTTACCTCCAGAGACATACAACACAACATCACTAGGCGATAATTACTTATCTCCTATCAATTCGGTGGGATCATCGACAAATCAACTAAACGATTATCAAGACAGCATACCGCACCAGAAGACGATGACTTCTCCTGTGCTTCCGACACAATCTCCATCTTCCGCTTTCAATCCGGCAAAACTTCCAACACAGGTTTCGATATCGGCAATATCTCCTGATGATAATAACGAGGATGATCAGAAATCAAGTTCTGGGATACCATCCAAATCTgataaagagaaaaataataaaacgAAAAAGGCGAAAGAGAAGATATTTAAAACTTCGCCAAATGATATATTAATCTCTAAGAAGAATCCAAAGGGTCATAAATCTACCAAGAGGAAAAATGAGAAAGCTGACATATCACCTTATAAATTTAGACAGCTGGTAAAAGTCCCTGAAGACTTGTATGAAAAACAATACCTGATCAAGCCGCATAACTACAGACATACATACAAGAAACTTTTAGAACAATTGGAGAAAATATTCCTTTCAGATAATAGTCCCAAGAGAAGGGGTCAATTACAAAGTATTGTGAAATGCATATTAGAAGATTATGTACCGACATTCATCGCGCTTACATCAAATATGATTGAATCAGACTTGTACTTGCAAGAGTTGACGTTACAAAGGACACTTTTGGAACTGGAAAGCATGGCAAAGCTTGTGAACTGTTCTCCAATTTGTATATGGAGAAGGTCAGGAGAAATTTCATATGTTAGTGATGAGTTTTTGCAGCTAACTGGGTTTAAACGTAAGGAGATATTAGCAAGTAGGcgatttatttttgaattcttAGATCCTACAAGCATTGTGAACTATTTCACCAATTTCCATGAATACTTGGCATTTGGATCTAAGAATCAGATGACAAGCAATATCTCACTGATAAAGCAAGGCTTATTGGTAAATGGTGCTGTGGTTAGAAAAAGTAACCCAATAGTATCATCAAGCCCTATGTGTGGAACCAATACTGACGGGATATTTGATGAGTGCCACCTATTATTGAGTAATGGTTATTATTTAAAATGCGCCACCTGCTGGACAGTTAAACGAGACAGTTTCAACATCCCACTTCTGATTATGGGACAATTTCTGCCTGTATTTGAAGGCCAGTAG
- the CMR2 gene encoding Cmr2p (CAGL0L03718g~Ortholog(s) have cell division site, cellular bud neck, cytosol, mitotic spindle localization) produces MESRVDLSVPSNLPLGIQYQLNELIQDYKQENLTIKGYQTKRRQLLENYELQTNSSKISLSSSLYSRDTSTIDLERPNDPSRFSNSRPTSSYVTSTKGKERQTNTHYRSFSDDLMTSPNYNTTSRLSNIIAHKTMRQNSVYRVTTMNSASKNSLPLASPAKFKRKSQYSLASSVDDASLSGQSEMEGSYTPMIPLLPRKPSYVSPENKEVETIAKEFLPSILRKRFEYFNGQTAMISINNKGKETFITWDKLYLRAAKVAHELTKEQLYKMDKVLLWYNMEDSIEFAVALFGCFIAGMVAVPVSFQTYSLSDIIEIIRMTGAKLILISNNCQKQLDNLHSTSNHNKVKLVKSEVFKSVKFLKTDDLGIYSKAKKSVPIFETPNIMYIEFTRTPLGRLSGVVMKHKVLMDQLSLLALILNSRVMPHWKRKNNVIVPLKQKSLNVTSVADRFVVMSSLDPTRSSGLIFGVLFNLFSGALLIAANSQILQTPGGYEHLIDKYRADVLLNDQLQLKQVVINYLENPELTLTKKHKIDFSCIKYCLTSCNTIDTDVTDMVIHKWLKNLGCIDASLCYSPMLTLTDFGGLFFSLRDELGNLDNFPVHDSKLRLQDELYISREKLKKNIIEPSVTAMINSSSSFKDYLKVEPFGFPIPGSILCVVDPDDNTLVNDLTVGEIWISSDKLTDEFYQMDKINEFVFKAKLNFNKMFAFAKSDEYIDTNDDFKNSLERVETIYNICPKATHFLRTKLMGFVFNGKIYVLSLVEDMFLQNRLVRLPNWAHTSNLLHTKPEKKDKNYTSELKDSAQSSLHTRNREENKKLIKRSVESHYLQQITETLVRTVNTVFEAVTFELNHHKEEHFLVLVVESSLARDPRRVNYDKDEHLLEISNKEKFNTEKKMNELTDQIFRILWIFHKIQPMCVLVVPRNTLPRRYCSLELATSTVVKKFYNGELDASFAKFQFDNVILDYIPHSSYYNESIFSEHLSALRFKALKEAIDVRQDDSMPYENDNWQASGINFKDFSIDDKSGKSMKSFHSILEILEFRISASPNDLAFNDGGSSSKTTSGNTSNNIHKKVSWKAFEVICASFLRKIVVSKTPLKPSDCVIIMADNSVEYIAMIYACFYCNFIVIPVPSVTVENANKIIGPLVKIIKNYKVKRIFMDAKNYVLVDSHNIVSKIFKTYKQNFPKITVFSKVKRKNTLTLSIFKKTLREKYSLKGKKHNNSPCFVWTNLMSSTEQDIHPTMTHSTFLKTCKILKETLNMSNDRVIFSLCPDSSISSFTINNLLGVFIGCPTNLFNISDFKNDPVDFLIGIQNLNVKEIYLPLSVLSTVLEKANQLLENNKKAGYQNTTKKNSNSTSLLRSDFLRNVQNLIIPFSGRPNSAMIEKLLKRYSNVMISTNQICCTYEHKFNPIISMQTGIDTIPKYMYLDPTALREGIIDEISLTEVGSEGYIRIQDSGCVPYCTDVTIVNPETEVPCIDGEYGEIWCCSEANVYSYYLSDKKLRKDPFITSQFSSKLKGEADKGLTYLRTGDFGFIKSVNFVDHNGVLNRKKLLFILGSMNETVEILGLTHFVIDLEQTVKNVHSSISDCYIAKMGGLLVCLIRTRDRLLSKYANLCALITSSLLDKHGVILDMCAFVRVPKFNDSTSPAPPNWSKERLSLFKRWLQCELQIDSQFGINYGENISMYLLSEFENN; encoded by the coding sequence ATGGAGAGCCGAGTCGATTTATCAGTGCCTTCCAACTTGCCACTTGGGATACAGTATCAATTAAATGAGCTAATTCAAGATTACAAACAAGAAAACCTTACCATTAAGGGTTACCAGACAAAGCGGAGGCAACTTCTGGAGAATTATGAACTACAGacaaattcttcaaaaatatctctCTCATCGTCTCTTTACTCAAGGGATACTTCTACAATAGATCTAGAAAGGCCAAATGATCCTTCAAGGTTTTCCAATAGCCGACCTACTTCAAGCTATGTAACTTCTACGAAAGGTAAAGAGAGGCAGACTAACACCCATTATAGATCATTTAGCGATGATCTTATGACTAGTCCCAACTATAATACAACTTCGAGACTTTCTAACATAATTGCACATAAGACAATGAGACAAAATTCAGTTTACAGGGTCACAACTATGAATTCTGCATCCAAGAACAGTTTACCGTTAGCTTCGCCAGCCAagttcaaaagaaaatctcAATATTCACTGGCATCTTCTGTCGATGATGCAAGCTTGTCAGGCCAATCGGAGATGGAAGGATCTTACACACCAATGATTCCTCTACTTCCACGGAAACCTTCTTATGTTAGCCCTGAAAACAAAGAGGTAGAAACTATAGCGAAAGAGTTCCTTCCATCCATCTTAAGAAAACgttttgaatatttcaaCGGCCAAACTGCTATGATAAGTATTAATaacaaaggaaaagaaacatTTATAACCTGGGataaattatatttaaGAGCTGCCAAAGTGGCACATGAATTAACCAAAGAACAGTTGTACAAAATGGATAAAGTTTTACTGTGGTATAACATGGAGGATTCTATTGAATTTGCTGTTGCACTCTTTGGCTGTTTTATAGCTGGCATGGTGGCTGTTCCAGTTTCTTTCCAAACATATTCTTTAAGtgatattattgaaattatacGCATGACTGGCGCGAagttaatattaatttctAATAATTGCCAAAAACAATTAGATAATCTACACTCAACTTCCAATCACAATAAAGTTAAACTTGTAAAAAGTGAAGTCTTCAAAAGTGTGAAATTCTTAAAAACCGATGACCTAGGAATTTATTCCAAGGCGAAGAAATCTGTACCCATTTTTGAGACCCCCAACATAATGTACATTGAATTTACTCGTACTCCTCTGGGAAGATTGTCCGGTGTAGTCATGAAACATAAAGTACTCATGGATCAACTCTCACTATTAGCTTTAATTCTTAACTCTCGAGTGATGCCTCAttggaagaggaagaacaATGTTATCGTGCCTCTAAAACAGAAATCGCTCAATGTAACAAGTGTTGCTGACAGATTTGTAGTAATGAGTAGTCTAGATCCTACCAGATCTTCGGGATTAATTTTTGGTGTCCTGTTCAACTTATTTTCCGGTGCTTTACTGATTGCAGCTAATAGTCAAATTTTACAAACACCAGGTGGTTATGAACACCTCATTGACAAATACAGAGCAGACGTTCTTTTAAATGATCAGTTACAACTTAAGCAAGTGGTCATAAATTATTTAGAAAATCCAGAACTAACATTAACGAAGAAACACAAAATCGACTTTAGTTGTATCAAATATTGCTTAACTTCGTGTAATACTATTGATACTGATGTGACTGACATGGTTATACATAAATGGCTAAAAAACTTGGGTTGTATTGACGCCTCTTTGTGCTATTCTCCTATGCTAACACTTACAGATTTTGGTGgtctctttttttctttaagGGATGAACTGGGCAATCTTGATAACTTTCCAGTCCATGATTCTAAGCTGAGATTACAAGATGAACTGTATATTAGCAgagaaaaattgaagaagaatatcATCGAACCCAGTGTTACCGCTATGATAAactcttcatcatcttttaAAGATTATTTAAAGGTTGAGCCTTTTGGGTTTCCAATTCCGGGTAGTATTCTCTGTGTTGTTGATCCAGATGATAATACCTTGGTCAATGATTTAACAGTTGGTGAAATTTGGATATCTTCTGATAAGCTAACAGATGAATTCTATCAAATGgacaaaataaatgaatttGTGTTCAAAGCGAaattaaatttcaataaaatgTTCGCATTTGCTAAATCAgatgaatatattgataCAAATGATGACTTTAAAAATTCTCTAGAAAGGGTAGAAACAATATACAATATTTGCCCAAAAGCAACACATTTTCTAAGGACAAAATTAATGGGTTTTGTATTCAATGGTAAAATATATGTGCTATCGTTAGTTGAAGACATGTTCTTACAAAATAGGCTAGTTAGACTGCCAAACTGGGCACATACATCAAATTTACTACATACAAAACCGGAAAAAAAGGATAAGAATTATACATCAGAGCTCAAGGATAGTGCCCAATCCTCCCTTCATACAAGAAATAGGGAAGAAAATAAGAAGTTAATTAAACGTTCTGTGGAATCTCATTATTTACAGCAAATAACAGAAACACTTGTCAGGACTGTTAACACTGTGTTTGAAGCAGTAACATTCGAATTAAATCACCATAAGGAAGAAcattttcttgttcttgttgtcGAAAGTTCCTTAGCAAGAGATCCAAGGAGAGTAAATTATGACAAGGACGAACATTTGCTAGAGATATCGAATAAGGAGAAATTCAAcactgaaaagaaaatgaatgAATTAACAGATCAAATATTCAGAATTTTATGGATTTTTCATAAAATCCAGCCCATGTGTGTTCTGGTTGTACCTCGAAATACCTTACCTAGAAGATATTGTTCATTAGAATTGGCCACCAGTACAGTTGTTAAAAAGTTCTATAATGGTGAGTTGGATGCTAGTTTTGCAAAATTCCAGTTTGACAATGTAATCCTGGATTATATTCCCCATTCTTCATACTATAATGAGAGCATTTTTTCCGAACATTTGTCTGCATTGAGGTTTAAGGCCTTGAAAGAGGCAATAGATGTAAGACAAGATGACAGTATGCCTTATGAAAATGACAATTGGCAAGCATCTGGGATCAATTTCAAGGACTTTTCCATCGATGATAAATCTGGAAAATCTATGAAATCTTTTCATTCTATTTTGGAAATTCTTGAGTTCAGAATATCTGCTAGTCCAAATGATCTTGCCTTCAACGATGGAGGCAGTTCCTCTAAGACAACCTCAGGTAATACATCCAATAATATACACAAAAAAGTATCTTGGAAGGCTTTCGAGGTGATTTGTGCGTCTTTCCTTAGGAAAATAGTGGTCTCCAAGACACCTTTAAAACCATCTGATTGTGTTATAATAATGGCAGACAATTCTGTTGAATATATTGCAATGATATATGCTTGCTTCTATTGtaattttattgttattcCTGTACCTTCAGTTACAGTTGAAAATGCTAACAAAATTATTGGACCTCTTgttaaaataataaaaaactaTAAGGTTAAGAGAATTTTTATGGATGCCAAAAACTATGTCCTGGTCGATTCGCATAATATTGTCTCTAAAATTTTTAAAACATACAAGCAAAACTTTCCCAAAATTACTGTATTTTCAAAagtgaaaagaaagaataccCTGAcactttcaatttttaaGAAAACATTAAGAGAGAAATATAGTttaaaaggaaaaaaacaTAATAACTCACCATGTTTTGTTTGGACAAACCTCATGTCTTCGACTGAACAAGACATACACCCAACTATGACACACTCAacatttttgaaaacatGTAAAATACTGAAGGAGACCTTGAACATGTCCAATGATAGAGTcatattttctttgtgtCCAGATTCTTCCATTTCAAGTTTTACTATAAATAATCTGTTGGGTGTTTTCATCGGTTGCCCAACGAATTTATTCAATATTTCCGACTTTAAAAACGATCCAGTGGATTTCTTGATTGGTATACAAAATTTGAACGTGAAGGAAATCTACCTTCCTCTTTCTGTTCTATCAACTGTTCTCGAGAAAGCGAACCAACTGCTagaaaataacaaaaaggCAGGTTATCAAAATACcacaaagaaaaactcAAACTCGACCTCTCTACTACGTTCGGATTTCTTGAGAAATGTTCAAAATCTTATTATACCATTTTCTGGAAGACCAAATAGCGCGATGATAGAAAAGCTATTGAAGAGGTACTCTAACGTAATGATAAGTACTAACCAAATTTGCTGCACATATGAACATAAATTTAACccaataatttcaatgcAGACAGGAATAGATACCATACCAAAGTATATGTATCTTGATCCCACAGCTCTCAGAGAGGGCATTATAGATGAGATATCCTTAACAGAAGTTGGGAGTGAAGGATATATTAGGATTCAGGATTCAGGTTGTGTACCCTACTGCACTGATGTAACAATTGTCAATCCAGAAACAGAAGTACCTTGTATCGATGGTGAGTATGGTGAGATATGGTGCTGTTCGGAGGCTAACGTTTACagttattatttatcaGACAAAAAGCTTCGAAAAGATCCATTCATTACCAGTCAATTCAGTAGCAAGTTAAAGGGTGAAGCTGATAAAGGTTTGACATATTTAAGGACTGGTGACTTTGGATTCATTAAAAGTGTGAATTTCGTAGACCATAACGGTGTCTTGAACCGTAAAAAGCTGTTGTTTATACTTGGAAGCATGAATGAAACCGTCGAAATATTAGGTTTGACGCACTTTGTGATTGATTTGGAGCAGACAGTGAAAAATGTTCATAGCTCGATCAGTGATTGCTACATCGCCAAAATGGGTGGACTACTTGTCTGTTTAATTAGAACAAGGGATAGGCTACTATCAAAATATGCAAATTTATGCGCACTGATCACTTCATCTCTTTTAGATAAACATGGCGTAATATTGGATATGTGTGCTTTCGTCAGAGTACCTAAATTTAATGACTCTACTAGCCCTGCACCTCCCAATTGGTCCAAAGAAAGGCTATCACTATTTAAGAGATGGCTCCAATGTGAGTTACAAATTGATAGTCAATTTGGAATTAATTATGGTGAAAATATCTCCATGTATCTACTTTCTGagtttgaaaataattaa
- the ECM3 gene encoding putative ATPase ECM3 (CAGL0L03696g~Ortholog(s) have endoplasmic reticulum localization), which translates to MSITLGAVIWSSVKPIIKIYLIIGSGFLLARMGILTVEATKSISNIVLTLLLPCLSFNKIVANIEDQDIKMVGIICLSSVLIFGTGLFFAWVISKTMPVPKEWKGGILAGGMFPNISDLPIAYLQTMDQGFIFSEEEGEKGVANVIIFLAMFLICVFNLGGFRLIESDFKYNDVENAITESESTITNDSNETSTSVSYTSNIHTEKQSLDKARDNTNEKSNDSDRSKNNSESDLENESLDSSSAAGDLSLRTTSTSDDIDDINRSQGKSATRRRNHTPMPLREKNPRTISRVTLPLQHTRRNSVTASIRSTKSLQAQDMNDLIQIYSNVDQYGNDINADQSQNLGSLGNANTGKVITTENKTNAARTVLDRIRGSNLTRILTSDATVSRKDIEESGKSLPKWLHKKLPITKFIVFFLKNCLRPCSMAVIVALTIAFIPWVKALFVTTKHTPHIRQAPDRQPALSFIMDFTAYVGAASVPFGLILLGATLGRLKIGKLYPGFWRSAVVLVFLRQCIMPIFGVLWCDRLVKAGWVSWEKDKMLLFVIAISWALPTMTTLIYFTASYTPPELLEPIQMQCVSFFLMIQYPLMVVSLPFLVSYFLKVQMKV; encoded by the coding sequence atgtcaATCACATTAGGTGCTGTAATTTGGTCATCGGTGAAGCCTATTATCAAGATCTATCTTATCATTGGTTCCGGTTTCCTGTTGGCCCGGATGGGTATATTGACTGTGGAGGCCACCAAATCTATTTCTAATATAGTGCTGACTTTGCTGCTGCCGTGCCTTTCATTTAACAAAATTGTGGCCAACATTGAAGACCAGGACATCAAGATGGTTGGTATTATATGCTTGTCCTCTGTACTAATTTTTGGCACTGGTTTGTTCTTTGCCTGGGTAATAAGCAAGACAATGCCGGTCCCTAAAGAGTGGAAAGGTGGTATACTGGCGGGCGGCATGTTTCCCAATATTAGTGACTTGCCAATTGCTTATCTACAAACTATGGATCAAGGGTTCATATTcagtgaagaagaaggtgaGAAAGGTGTTGCCAAcgttattattttcttggcAATGTTTTTAATCTGTGTGTTTAACCTCGGTGGCTTCAGATTGATCGAAAGCGATTTCAAGTACAATGATGTGGAAAATGCAATCACAGAAAGTGAGTCGACTATTACGAACGACAGTAACGAAACCTCCACATCAGTCTCATATACATCCAATATACATACTGAGAAGCAAAGCTTAGACAAAGCGAGAGATAATACAAATGAGAAATCTAATGATTCCGATAGATCAAAGAATAATTCTGAGTCAGACCTTGAGAACGAATCGCTAGACTCATCCTCTGCGGCAGGCGATTTATCCTTGAGAACTACTTCGACCTCTGATGATATAGACGATATCAATAGAAGTCAAGGAAAGTCTGCAactagaagaagaaatcataCACCTATGCCTTTGAGGGAGAAGAATCCAAGAACCATTTCTAGAGTTACATTACCTTTGCAACATACCAGGAGAAATTCAGTAACAGCTTCTATCAGATCTACCAAATCATTACAGGCACAAGATATGAATGATTTGATTCAAATTTACTCCAATGTTGATCAATATGGTAATGATATTAATGCGGATCAGTCACAAAACCTTGGTTCACTGGGGAATGCGAACACTGGTAAAGTAATAACAACAGAGAACAAAACAAATGCGGCCCGTACTGTCCTTGATAGAATCAGAGGCTCTAATCTAACTAGAATTCTAACTTCAGATGCTACTGTTTCTAGGaaagatattgaagaatCAGGTAAATCTCTGCCAAAATGGCTACATAAGAAACTaccaattacaaaattCATTGTCTTCTTTTTAAAGAACTGTTTGAGGCCATGTTCTATGGCTGTCATAGTGGCACTTACTATTGCATTTATTCCTTGGGTCAAAGCTTTGTTTGTTACTACTAAGCATACTCCACACATAAGACAAGCACCAGATCGCCAACCTGCTTTGAGCTTTATCATGGATTTTACAGCATATGTCGGAGCTGCATCAGTTCCTTTCGGTTTGATTTTATTGGGTGCTACATTAGGCCGTTTAAAAATAGGTAAATTATACCCAGGATTCTGGAGGTCGGCGGTAGTATTGGTTTTTTTAAGGCAATGTATTATGCCGATTTTTGGCGTTTTATGGTGTGATCGTCTAGTAAAGGCAGGCTGGGTGTCTTGGGAGAAAGATAAAATGTTGCTATTTGTCATTGCAATAAGCTGGGCACTGCCAACAATGACTActcttatatattttactGCTAGCTACACCCCTCCTGAACTTTTGGAGCCTATCCAAATGCAATGTGTATCTTTCTTCCTGATGATTCAATATCCACTTATGGTAGTGAGTCTACCATTTTTGGTGTCTTATTTCCTGAAGGTACAGATGAAGGTATAA